The Pseudomonas sp. G2-4 genome window below encodes:
- a CDS encoding 4-hydroxyphenylacetate 3-hydroxylase N-terminal domain-containing protein — protein sequence MSNPRDTYLQRLVAPRNIWLNGKRVNNVLQESAFQGAIENTLSYYDMLESPEFHFDYKGSPAAISLMVPGTVDDLVRKRNAYKKVADSSFGMLGRTPDFINAGLSAMRSHATFFGRDEYADYSANVIDFYDRCAKEHLFVGHGAINPQIDRSKPMGLQSNLYAGVKCVNISERGIEVSGAKMIVTLAPIADQLLIFNMPGLTEHDADYALAFAVPTDAHGLKIICRKSLVHPESSEFDYPLSSKMDEIDAYLVFDQVRIPWSDVFIFRDIAKSNQFYDVTRTRHHTGHQGVVRGLAKAELLIGVADSLARNLGLSSYINVQEQLGELTTAYELIRGAVMLSELEAQVDAEGVCNPSIHAIQAIRCHFPKWYQKMLQTVQSLAAGSMLAVPHGDDFHNENEACLQQALQNPFLSPLDRGKLLNLAWDVSGDGFGQRQMIYETYHAGDPMRIAAAHYSNYNKQAMSDSVGRALKGNH from the coding sequence ATGAGTAATCCTAGGGACACCTATCTCCAGCGCTTGGTCGCACCTCGAAATATTTGGCTGAATGGTAAAAGGGTCAATAACGTTCTACAGGAGTCTGCCTTTCAGGGGGCTATTGAAAATACGCTGTCCTATTACGATATGTTGGAAAGCCCAGAGTTTCACTTCGACTACAAGGGCAGTCCTGCCGCAATAAGCTTGATGGTGCCAGGCACTGTCGATGATCTGGTTCGCAAACGTAATGCTTATAAAAAAGTGGCTGATAGTTCATTCGGGATGTTGGGAAGAACTCCCGATTTTATCAATGCCGGCTTGAGCGCCATGCGTTCCCATGCGACATTCTTCGGGCGTGATGAATATGCGGACTACTCGGCCAACGTTATTGATTTCTATGACCGTTGTGCCAAGGAGCATTTGTTCGTCGGCCACGGTGCAATCAACCCGCAGATTGATCGTTCCAAGCCCATGGGGCTTCAGTCCAACCTTTATGCCGGCGTCAAATGCGTAAACATCAGTGAGCGGGGGATCGAAGTCAGCGGGGCCAAAATGATTGTGACCCTTGCTCCCATCGCTGATCAATTACTGATCTTCAACATGCCCGGTCTGACTGAGCATGACGCCGATTATGCGCTGGCGTTCGCCGTCCCGACTGATGCGCATGGATTGAAGATCATTTGTCGCAAGAGCCTGGTACATCCCGAATCTTCTGAGTTCGACTACCCGCTTTCGAGCAAAATGGATGAGATAGACGCCTATCTCGTGTTTGATCAGGTGCGTATTCCTTGGTCTGATGTGTTCATCTTTCGCGACATTGCCAAATCCAATCAATTCTACGACGTGACCCGCACCCGCCATCATACTGGTCACCAAGGGGTTGTCCGGGGGCTAGCCAAGGCCGAGCTGCTGATTGGCGTTGCGGACAGTCTTGCTCGAAACCTAGGTCTTTCCTCCTACATTAATGTCCAGGAACAACTGGGGGAATTGACCACCGCCTATGAGCTTATCCGCGGTGCCGTAATGCTCTCTGAACTCGAAGCTCAAGTTGACGCCGAAGGCGTGTGCAACCCAAGTATTCACGCGATCCAGGCAATTCGCTGTCATTTTCCGAAGTGGTACCAGAAAATGTTGCAGACTGTTCAGTCCCTAGCGGCGGGCTCAATGCTGGCCGTGCCTCACGGTGATGATTTTCATAATGAGAACGAAGCCTGCCTGCAACAGGCGTTACAAAATCCGTTTTTGTCACCGTTGGACAGGGGCAAGTTACTCAACTTGGCGTGGGATGTAAGCGGTGATGGTTTTGGTCAGCGCCAAATGATCTATGAAACCTATCATGCTGGCGATCCTATGCGTATTGCTGCAGCGCACTACAGCAACTACAACAAGCAAGCCATGTCGGATTCGGTGGGGCGTGCGCTTAAAGGCAATCACTAA
- a CDS encoding Xaa-Pro peptidase family protein — MIYNLGKLSSVLDSQDIDMLLVSTRENINYFTGIRPVIKELNPYYGECYLVICRQSPDVVHVVHSCGECDQITESKTSIGLVHTYGTFHRELPDASVLRGDEVAIHTWTSNSARHLNAQQALSSLLQELGVTPSTRIGFDEDGIAHSTLASMQEQFGRDTLVLASALIRQIRRVKTPYEVEMLTLAARCNEAAIKQVTDAVHVGISEVQIGKIFESAVVGLGGRPELTMIKIGREAVGGQRQQRADITLQRGDLLWFDSNTRYQGFWADLARVYAYGDVTDATARRYAALREGMLHAGRLIRPGMSGKDVFNMTMECVRSNGFPAYRRHHVGHGIGHEAYERPILAPGEDAQVEQGMVISVETPYYEFGLGALHLEDPLLVGVEGNTFLTKDPCPELGIIATSSFR, encoded by the coding sequence GTGATCTATAATCTTGGCAAACTCTCCAGTGTCTTGGATTCGCAAGATATTGATATGTTGTTAGTGTCCACTCGCGAAAATATCAACTACTTCACGGGTATCAGGCCCGTGATCAAGGAGTTAAATCCTTATTATGGCGAGTGCTACCTGGTCATTTGTCGTCAGAGTCCAGATGTTGTGCATGTCGTGCATTCTTGTGGAGAGTGCGATCAGATTACCGAGTCTAAAACCTCCATAGGCCTTGTTCACACCTACGGTACTTTCCATCGCGAGTTACCCGATGCCAGCGTGTTGCGCGGGGACGAAGTTGCCATCCATACATGGACCAGCAACTCGGCTCGGCACTTGAATGCCCAGCAGGCGCTTTCTTCTCTGTTGCAAGAATTGGGTGTTACACCGTCGACCCGGATCGGTTTTGACGAGGACGGTATCGCCCACTCCACCCTGGCCTCAATGCAGGAACAGTTCGGCCGAGACACTCTCGTTCTGGCATCAGCACTGATCCGACAGATACGCCGCGTCAAGACCCCTTATGAGGTCGAGATGCTGACCTTGGCAGCCCGCTGTAACGAAGCGGCGATCAAGCAGGTGACAGACGCGGTGCATGTGGGCATCAGCGAGGTGCAAATCGGCAAGATCTTCGAGTCCGCCGTAGTCGGCCTTGGCGGCCGACCTGAGCTAACGATGATCAAGATTGGTCGTGAGGCCGTCGGCGGGCAGCGCCAACAGCGGGCAGACATTACCTTGCAACGTGGCGACCTGCTCTGGTTCGACTCCAACACCCGATATCAAGGGTTCTGGGCAGACTTGGCGAGGGTCTACGCCTATGGCGATGTCACCGATGCGACTGCCCGGCGCTATGCCGCGTTGCGTGAAGGGATGCTGCACGCTGGGCGGTTGATCAGGCCCGGGATGTCCGGCAAGGACGTTTTCAACATGACCATGGAGTGCGTGAGAAGCAACGGATTTCCTGCATACAGGCGTCATCACGTCGGGCATGGCATAGGCCACGAGGCCTATGAGCGGCCGATCCTGGCGCCTGGCGAAGACGCGCAGGTTGAGCAGGGCATGGTGATCTCGGTAGAGACGCCTTATTACGAGTTTGGCCTGGGAGCCTTGCACCTTGAGGATCCATTACTCGTCGGTGTTGAGGGCAATACTTTTCTGACCAAGGATCCGTGTCCCGAGCTTGGGATTATCGCTACGTCATCGTTTCGATAG